A genomic window from Candidatus Andeanibacterium colombiense includes:
- a CDS encoding HPr kinase/phosphatase C-terminal domain-containing protein, with protein MSNASCVAVPGASGTLRGVLIEGLPGSGKSSLVLALIDRGAVLVGDDGVTLVRRGERLWAAPPPNTAGRLEIRNVGLIELPAAEAPVSLVLRLEEGAPRFIDKADETDLEGLPLPLVRLWPGSPMLALRAEWALKLYGVA; from the coding sequence ATGTCCAACGCGAGCTGCGTCGCGGTCCCCGGCGCGTCCGGCACCCTCCGCGGTGTGCTGATCGAAGGTCTGCCTGGCAGCGGCAAGTCCAGCCTCGTCCTCGCCCTGATCGATCGCGGGGCGGTGCTGGTGGGCGACGACGGAGTGACGCTGGTCCGGCGCGGCGAACGCCTGTGGGCCGCCCCGCCCCCCAACACGGCGGGCAGACTGGAGATCCGCAATGTCGGACTGATCGAATTGCCGGCTGCCGAAGCCCCGGTATCGCTGGTGCTTCGGCTGGAGGAAGGCGCACCGCGCTTCATCGACAAGGCCGATGAAACCGACCTTGAAGGTTTGCCGTTGCCCCTCGTCCGCCTGTGGCCGGGGAGCCCGATGCTGGCGCTGCGGGCGGAATGGGCGCTGAAACTCTACGGCGTCGCCTGA
- the rapZ gene encoding RNase adapter RapZ — protein sequence MASESPDTRPTSKQRILLVTGMLGAGKTTALRELEDLGWEAIDNFPIRLLNRLIVTDRPAPGEIRPPLAIGFDSRTRGFDADDIIERVKQLSSRDDLVVTTLFLDCSAQELERRYNETRRRHPLASGIPAADGIAAERELLAPLRRWADAVMATTSFSTNDLQQAIREQFGIRGADAMTVTVSSFGFARGMPVADLVFDMRYLDNPHWDDELRELTGLDPPVGDHIRKDIAFAGSFARIRDLLLELLPRYAAQGKSYVNIAFGCTGGRHRSVFVAEEIAKALREAGFSPTVRHRNLGSRAAELIEGTHQP from the coding sequence ATGGCCAGTGAGTCGCCCGACACCCGCCCCACGAGCAAGCAGCGCATCCTGCTCGTCACCGGCATGCTCGGCGCGGGCAAGACCACGGCATTGCGCGAACTTGAGGATCTCGGCTGGGAAGCGATCGACAATTTCCCGATCCGCCTGCTCAACCGCCTGATCGTGACCGACCGCCCGGCGCCGGGCGAGATTCGGCCGCCGTTGGCGATCGGGTTTGATTCCCGCACGCGCGGGTTCGACGCGGACGACATCATCGAACGGGTGAAACAGCTTTCGTCCCGCGACGATCTCGTCGTCACCACGCTGTTTCTCGACTGCTCGGCGCAGGAACTCGAACGCCGCTACAACGAAACCCGCCGTCGCCATCCGCTGGCGAGCGGCATTCCGGCAGCCGACGGGATCGCGGCCGAGCGCGAATTGCTCGCCCCGCTGCGTCGCTGGGCCGACGCGGTGATGGCGACCACCTCGTTCTCGACCAACGATCTCCAGCAGGCGATCCGCGAGCAATTCGGCATCCGCGGGGCCGATGCGATGACGGTCACCGTATCGAGCTTCGGCTTCGCGCGCGGCATGCCGGTGGCCGATCTGGTGTTCGACATGCGCTATCTCGACAATCCGCACTGGGACGACGAGTTGCGGGAGCTTACCGGGCTGGACCCGCCCGTCGGCGATCACATCCGCAAGGATATCGCCTTCGCGGGCAGCTTCGCCCGGATCCGCGATCTGCTGCTCGAACTGCTCCCGCGCTACGCCGCGCAGGGCAAGAGCTACGTCAATATCGCATTCGGCTGCACCGGCGGGCGCCACCGCTCGGTGTTCGTGGCCGAGGAAATCGCGAAAGCCTTGCGCGAGGCGGGTTTTTCGCCCACTGTCCGACATCGAAATCTCGGGTCCCGGGCTGCTGAATTGATCGAAGGAACGCACCAGCCGTGA
- a CDS encoding PTS sugar transporter subunit IIA, whose product MIGMILVTHGRLAEEFVKAMEHVVGRQDAVATVCIGPKDDVEARRKEIADAIKTVNTGEGAVILTDLFGGTPSNLAISLMEEGRVEVIAGINLPMLIRLAGARDKMPIREAVSAARDAGRNYITIASEFLGHDA is encoded by the coding sequence ATGATCGGAATGATTCTGGTGACCCACGGCCGCTTGGCCGAGGAGTTCGTGAAAGCGATGGAACATGTGGTCGGCCGGCAGGACGCGGTGGCGACCGTATGCATCGGGCCGAAGGACGATGTCGAAGCGCGGCGCAAGGAAATCGCCGACGCGATCAAGACGGTGAACACTGGCGAAGGCGCGGTGATCCTGACCGATCTTTTTGGCGGTACGCCATCCAATCTTGCGATCTCGCTGATGGAGGAAGGCCGGGTCGAGGTGATTGCCGGGATCAATTTGCCGATGCTGATCCGCCTCGCCGGAGCCCGCGACAAGATGCCGATTCGCGAAGCGGTCTCGGCCGCACGTGACGCCGGGCGCAATTACATCACGATCGCATCGGAATTTTTGGGGCACGACGCATAA
- a CDS encoding HPr family phosphocarrier protein, with translation MGTARQSVEITNQRGLHARASAKFVAAVAKLPDGTQVVVSKDGMEAAGGSILGLMMLGAAKGATVEIIVTGEDAETKLTKLVGLVMDGFGED, from the coding sequence ATGGGCACTGCAAGGCAAAGTGTCGAGATAACCAATCAGCGGGGCCTGCACGCACGGGCCAGCGCAAAGTTCGTCGCGGCGGTGGCGAAGCTGCCCGACGGTACCCAGGTGGTGGTCTCGAAGGATGGCATGGAAGCCGCGGGCGGATCGATCCTCGGGCTGATGATGCTCGGTGCGGCCAAGGGCGCGACGGTCGAGATCATCGTCACCGGCGAGGATGCCGAAACCAAGCTGACCAAGCTGGTCGGGCTGGTGATGGACGGCTTCGGGGAAGACTGA
- a CDS encoding RNA methyltransferase, protein MRRQITGFSNPTVKYLRSLREKKHRKREGKFLAEGLRLLTDALESGHVPEMLVMSSERDEHKLLASLELAVEAAGGEVVECTPDILAKISGKDNPQAVAGVFAEFDTSLAAIDRSAAPIWLVAQALRDPGNLGTMLRTGDAVGAGGLILIDDCADPFSVEAVRASMGAIFTQRLAQARWEEFLPWLRSGAGQLVAASLRDAQPYRTAPYAAPCFLLVGNESRGLPQDYEDACDLRVTMPMRGRADSLNAAVAGAVLAYEALAALDR, encoded by the coding sequence ATGCGCCGCCAGATCACCGGTTTTTCCAATCCAACGGTCAAATATTTGCGCTCCTTGCGCGAGAAGAAGCACCGCAAGCGCGAGGGCAAGTTCCTCGCCGAAGGGCTGCGCCTGCTGACCGATGCGCTGGAAAGCGGGCATGTACCCGAGATGCTGGTGATGTCGAGCGAGCGGGACGAGCACAAACTGCTCGCATCTCTGGAACTGGCGGTCGAGGCGGCGGGCGGCGAAGTGGTCGAATGCACGCCCGACATTCTCGCCAAGATCTCGGGCAAGGATAATCCGCAGGCGGTCGCCGGAGTATTCGCCGAGTTCGACACTTCGCTCGCCGCGATCGACCGCTCGGCCGCGCCGATCTGGCTGGTGGCACAGGCTTTGCGCGATCCGGGCAATCTCGGCACGATGCTGCGCACCGGTGATGCGGTCGGCGCGGGCGGGTTGATCCTGATCGACGATTGCGCCGATCCCTTCTCGGTCGAGGCGGTGCGCGCGAGCATGGGGGCGATCTTCACCCAGAGACTGGCCCAGGCGCGGTGGGAGGAGTTCCTGCCCTGGCTGCGTTCGGGAGCCGGGCAGTTGGTCGCAGCGTCGCTCCGCGACGCCCAACCCTATCGCACCGCGCCCTATGCCGCGCCGTGCTTTCTGCTGGTCGGCAACGAATCCCGAGGGCTACCGCAGGACTATGAAGACGCCTGCGACCTGCGGGTGACGATGCCAATGCGCGGGCGGGCCGATAGCCTCAACGCCGCGGTTGCCGGTGCGGTGCTGGCTTACGAGGCGCTAGCGGCTCTGGACCGCTGA
- a CDS encoding YceI family protein, with product MIHRKPFGAAALLALLSIPAMAAAPAVSAPGWTVDKGASTLGFEGVGDGSPFAGKFGAWDAAIHFDPADLAASSAEVTIQTGSAVTGDPSRDEPLPSPQWFSTEAFPTATFTTTAIKSTGPNAYLAEGNLSIRGVSKAVQLPFTLTIAGNKADMEGSLTIDRSLWEIGAGSWQDHSVDPNVTVKVKLSATKAG from the coding sequence ATGATTCACCGCAAGCCCTTCGGTGCCGCAGCCTTGCTTGCGCTGCTGTCCATTCCCGCCATGGCCGCCGCGCCCGCCGTCAGCGCGCCGGGCTGGACGGTCGACAAGGGCGCCTCGACGCTCGGCTTCGAAGGCGTCGGCGACGGTTCGCCTTTTGCCGGCAAGTTCGGCGCCTGGGACGCAGCGATCCATTTCGATCCGGCCGATCTCGCCGCGAGCAGCGCCGAAGTGACAATCCAGACCGGCAGCGCAGTGACCGGCGATCCCTCGCGCGACGAGCCGCTTCCCTCTCCCCAATGGTTCTCGACCGAAGCCTTCCCGACCGCGACCTTCACCACCACCGCGATCAAATCGACCGGGCCCAACGCCTATCTCGCCGAGGGCAACCTCAGCATTCGCGGCGTGAGCAAGGCGGTGCAACTGCCCTTCACCCTGACCATCGCCGGCAACAAGGCCGACATGGAAGGCAGCCTGACGATCGACCGCAGTCTGTGGGAGATTGGCGCGGGTTCGTGGCAGGATCATTCGGTCGATCCGAACGTGACGGTCAAGGTCAAGCTTTCGGCAACAAAGGCGGGCTGA
- a CDS encoding SH3 domain-containing protein, with product MRTVWALVAMMALAACSPGEQASATPDKSDAKANAPLPEDRLPEDSGPDAANRFLTSLTNPPQAGPWHPRDACIDQPGALEFREQLAAAVIARDTDALEALSAKDIVLDFGGGSGVGELKKRLGQADSGLWTALANLLPLGCAAGADGSLTMPWYFAQDIPLDDPYFGMMVKGVNVPVRAAPTADAKVIETISWDAIEVQSDPAAFAKVKLHDGRNGYIEAAKLRAIIDYRLIAERKDGAWKLTAFVAGD from the coding sequence ATGAGGACAGTATGGGCGCTGGTGGCGATGATGGCGCTCGCGGCGTGCTCGCCGGGCGAGCAGGCCAGTGCCACGCCCGACAAATCCGATGCCAAGGCGAACGCTCCGCTGCCGGAAGACCGGCTGCCTGAAGATTCAGGACCCGACGCGGCCAATCGCTTTCTCACGTCGCTCACCAATCCCCCGCAAGCCGGCCCGTGGCATCCGCGCGATGCCTGCATCGACCAGCCAGGTGCGCTTGAATTCCGCGAGCAACTGGCCGCCGCGGTGATAGCGCGCGATACCGATGCGCTGGAGGCGCTTTCGGCCAAGGACATCGTGCTCGATTTCGGCGGCGGATCGGGCGTCGGCGAATTGAAGAAACGGCTCGGTCAGGCCGATAGTGGTCTGTGGACGGCACTCGCCAACCTGCTGCCGCTGGGTTGTGCCGCCGGTGCGGACGGCAGCCTGACGATGCCGTGGTATTTCGCGCAGGATATTCCGCTCGACGATCCCTATTTCGGGATGATGGTGAAGGGCGTGAATGTCCCGGTGCGCGCGGCGCCCACGGCCGATGCCAAGGTGATCGAGACGATTTCGTGGGATGCGATCGAGGTCCAGAGCGATCCCGCCGCCTTCGCCAAGGTCAAGCTGCATGACGGGAGGAACGGATATATCGAAGCGGCGAAATTGCGCGCGATCATCGATTATCGCCTGATCGCGGAGCGGAAGGACGGCGCGTGGAAGCTGACCGCTTTCGTCGCGGGGGACTGA